The following is a genomic window from Pan paniscus chromosome 18, NHGRI_mPanPan1-v2.0_pri, whole genome shotgun sequence.
ATGAATACAGGGTGGTTGGTGCTGGTGATGTCTCTGAGGAGTTGCTATGAGGCTGTTGCAGCAAGTGTTGGGAAGACTAAACTCATATTAACAACTCTTCCTGGAATACCAGCCTCTGCTGGGGTGCAGGTGTTTTGAGGGTGACaaagaataggaaaagaagaggaagcagagagaaggGACACATCCTGTCTTCTTCCTCTAGCCTCGCCATCTCCAGCTGGGCCTCCACTGGCTGATCCTAATTAAGTCAGCTGCATAGGAGACATGGGGTTTGCTCAGTCCCAGCCCGGCACTAAAAGCTGAATACAGAGGGTGAGTTTGATTCTGTGAAGCAACAGCTTTGAATCTGCCACAACCTGCCCTTTCGGCCATTTAGCATCCACACACTTCTAACCTAAACTTCCTGCAACAAGGAAAACAACTGTTTCTACCGAATACACTGCAAACATCCTTTGTACAAGATACCCTCACCCTTTCTCCAAAATGAGGAGACACAAAGTCCCAGCAGACATTCTATCAGTTAATTACACCTAAAATTAATCACAAACCCACCTAATATTCGTACCCTACGACTAAATAGCGAAATTAACTccctaagaaaacaaaataaggaggtgagagaagaaattagtacacacacatacacacatacacatacacacacacacacacacacacacacacacacacacacacacacacgcagaagAAAACAGTCATCCCTGGGTATCCaaggactggttccaggacctcctgcagataccaaaatccacagatgctcaaacCCCTTACCTTAGACAGCATGTTTGCATATAACTTACGTGCATCCTCCTGTATCCCTTACACTACCTCTAGATGATTTATGATGCCTAATACAATGTCAATGCTATGTAGTTGTCATACTGTATtgtactttatattattttttattgtatttttattttttgagtactTTCTGTGGTTAGTCAAGTCCATACCTGGAACTCACTGATATGGAGTGCCAACCCTCCACGTAACAGTTGCAGTAACTTGTTTCTGTAACTGGCTAGTCATAAggctgaaataataaatttccttctttccttacaCATCCCATGGTTCCTCTTCCCTCAGCCAGTAGCTCAGCTTCTCAGGATTTATACGGGGTGGGGTGCACCAAAACATCATTCCCTAAAGGACCTCAATCATTCCCCTCTTTGAGACTGTTATAGCTGTCCCTTAGAAGTTAGTGGCATACATGGGAAGTGCTAAAAATGCCCTAGAGAATCCTTGGGTTCCAGATGCCTTTCTCACCATCCACTGTGTAGGAACGACATAAATGCCCCTTTGTTGCCAGGATCACTTGCACCAGCCAAAACAGTAACCTCCAGCCTGTTGGTTCAGTGCTGAAATGACTGGATAGTCTCAATTCCTGTCTCAATGGAGCCATTGTTGTGTCCCCTAGCGGGAGCACTCCTCCCTTGGGAACTCAAGAGAAGCAGGAAACAAATCACCCATGAGTGGGACCACTCCATCTACCTCTGCTTGATTCCAGACCGTGCATTCTGACCAAGAACAGTCCCATGGAGTGGTCACTCAATCAAAGCACACGTTACATTTGTCAGATGGAGTTGTATTCCACCTAGGGCCATAACTGAGTCTTCAGCAGACCATTCTATCGTCCTATTATGCCCGCTATTCCTGGATGATGGGGGATATGCTAAGACCAGTGCACTCGAGAGGCATAAGCCCCCATTACCCCACTTCTTTTATGGTGAAATGAGTTTGTCAATCAGAAGTCGTACTGTGCAGACAGGTACATAAGACACGTAGTAAGTCCATGGATTGTGGTGCTGGTAAGGCACTGGGAAGAACTTCTCATTACTTCCCAGAGTTGGGAGGTGCATCATTCTCATactcacaatgaaaaaaaaaaaaggccagattAACTTCAAATTCCTATCTTTTCTCATAACTCACCAGAGAACTGAGGTCACAGAGCAATAAAACCTTCCTTACAGAGATTCGAGGAGAGAGGAGACATGTACCTCATTCATTTCCTGGGAGCAAAATTAAATCAGTAGTTCTCAGAAGTCCTAGGTACTTATctccagacagacagacacacatacacacacttaatTCTATGTGCTTCTTTCTGTACTTAGCATTTAGAATAGAGTTCAGACTAGGAGATGGTACCAGTGGTCAGTGGTAAATTCTATTGGGTTATACTGTAAGAAACTAAAGGTTATTTTTGACCTGTAAAAGGCAATTTCTTATGGTTCAACCTAATACATCACTATATTCCGATCAATGGctgttttttaaagttactaTTTGGAAAAAAAGTTATATTACTGAATTAGACTAAAATTGTTATTTGAAagtacaagaaaatataaaaagtatgtgAAAGTAGATTTTTATTACAGAgcaattttttctatttattcaatgctttaaataaaacaacataATACCATGAACTGACAATGACCTGGGAGCATGTAAATACTTAAGGCTGGAGAGGCATTTTTATTCTTGATAAATTTATATAATGAATTCTTATGACATTTGATTCCAAATTGTATGTACGAATTGGCTTgacataataaatataaacataagggCAATTTAAACATTGGCAGTAATTTATATGAGTCAATTCAAGGTCAGTGACTGGAGAACTATATTAAGAGAAACCTGaggtaaaaaaaatctttaggaaGCAGCCCTGTAACAACGTACATTTGTAGATCAGGGGCTAAAAATCCACTCTGAATGAATACCAAGAAGCAAAGGATGTACAACATCCATCACACATCTGTTTCAAAAACAGCATGTTTCTAAAATGATAATCTCTTTACAAGTAAACGTTACAGTATTAATAACTATAGAGACACCATTGGGATGAGCTCCAGATGCGCTGCTGACTTCCACCAAGCACCCCTGGGCCATCGCTTAAGGCATCCATCTTAATCCTGGGGCATTAAGAACATCTTCTTTGCTTTAATCGGTGTtatgtctccattttcatcttCTTCATAATTGGCATGGTCTCTCTTTCTGGCAAACTTTTTCCCAATTGTCCCCACCAAGGTCTCATATCTGTCAAGAGGACAGGCAGCACACgtttaatttcaaataaaaaggtAGGGATCAAGCCTCGTCAAGAATATCAGACCAAATATGcaataaaaaagattaagaaaaagaaaactatcattAAAAGAAACCATCTGATTTAACAATTTATGAACTTCTCTAAGAGTGATTAACTTCCTTGCCATTTTGGTGTTTGcacctaaataaatagagatgtacattttaaaatacacatttccaGCAGCTCTGGAAATGGGCCCTCAACTGGCAGCCTGAGACAGGTCTGCGGCCCCCGTAGGCCATTAAGAGAAGGCCGATCACAGTCATCGTCCTACTGGGGGACTCCCTTGAAAGCTGCCGTGGACTGTGGTGTAAGAGGAGCATTCCTGGGAGAGCCAATGAATGCTAGGTCCAGATTAGAAAGCTGCTGTGCAGCACGGTTACCTTCTAGCCATCTCTTCATCTGACACATCAAGCTCTACTGTTTCATCTTCAACTTCTTCTGCTTTGTGCTTAGCATTCATCTGAAGCATCAGTTTCTGAAAAATACACCAGTGCTGACCTTCAGGCTAGAAAACGCTTGTGAAAGGAACTGATGTCAAACTTACCTGAAGGCAGAGAAACTGAAGTCAAATAACCTAGAGAACTAGTCAAAACTGATAAGGGACTCTCTGTAATACTTGATACCACAATGGTGTAAGAGAAGTAAGCTCTGAGTCAAAAAAATAGTAAGGCAAAGCCCCACTGAATTATACTTAGTGTGAATTTAAAGTGTATTTAAGATCATAAATCTTAGTATTAGTTACTCATATTTAAAGCAGGCATACTGCTGACACATTCCAGTGAGTGGGGGAAGAAATAATAAACTTTCAGATTTTCTCTGaacttcccccaccccatcttTAAGCCAAATGGAAGAAATACTAGTcgtcaataataattttaaatgcatctcttggtggtggtggtggtgggtggaggaggtgggagaagtGGAAGGCTGGCCCTGTATAATGGAGGGAATCTGCACCTCAGCCTTACCCTCCTAAACTTTAGAGTGGATAATGCATCCCATGTAACATCCATGCACCACGGGGTCTCTCCTCCAACTCTTTCACATAAACCTTTTTATGATAATTATcctctgaccttttttttttttttaaatgtgtaatctCTTCTGTTTAGCAAGAGGAGAAGGAATAAAAGATGAGAAATCAGTCTCAACTAGTTTTTCTAAGGATTAAAAGAGTGATAATAGTTCAAAACCTTTTCCTAGGGGGAGTGTATTCAGTGTTTCAGAATCCAGTAATTAGGGCCATTTTCTAACACCCGTCCCTGCCCCCCATCAATTTCTGCGGGCAGTGGCACCTCTCCTTTCCCATTGCAGCAGACGTACTTTGGAATGCTCGCCTATCCAAACCCTACTCTTTGAACACCACATCTTCATAATCCCTgcctttttcttccctcttcacCCCACTGCCCAGCCCCTCTCCTTCTCAATCTGAAGCTTAATTAAAGCAAGTCAAAGCGAGACCagcatatattaaaaacaaacacttcTAACATAACACCTTAATTATCACACATGCCTCCTCCCACTCcgccaaaaaagaaaaggaaaactaaccTAGAATCTTTCAATAAACTCTGGCAATTGGCTTAGTTAACTGTGGCTCCTAGAGAAGTGGTTCTTAACTGGGGATGATTTTCCCCACCAGGGAACCTGTGGCAATgcctggaaacatttttggttgtcacaactgggttggaggatggggtgtgtgtgtgctacAGATATTTAGTTGGTAGAGAACAGAGGACAGGGATGTGGTTCATCATTCTCTTAGGAAAGCCACCaccacaaagaattatctggccccaaatgttaACACTGCCAAGGGCAAGAAACACTGGCTTCAAGTAATATTTACCAAACAGAAGATTTATATCTCAAGTGTCCATTTGGTTCATCAAGTACTTGATAGGATGGCTTTTAACATATGAGCCAGAGTTctaatgaatatttgttaaataaaggtCTGCTTCTCTATCCTGGAGCAGGAAAATTCAAATGAATAGCTCAGTTATAAGGcaaatattcatttttcaaaCAAACTGTCGAAAGgattcatttaaaaatctacttaCAAGCTTGGATTAAAACAGtccattaaaaagtcaaattacaCAATTCTAAAGTAACATTTTTCCATtagaaaaaatacatgtataggTGCcagaaaataacttttcataataGCATGATATGAATAAAATCTTGACGTTCCTGTAAAAGACACAacttgaaattttaatatttacagtGGCTCTGTCAAGGGCTGTATACTGCTATACGAAATTATCTACTCACCTCTACCATAAAACTAGACTGCAATGCCTCCAATTTCTTTAAATAGCTATGGCGATATTTCAAGATTTGTTATTTTCTATATAATGAGTAGAAATGGTACCTGGTGGAGAAACACCTAAGCCCAATTAttagcagaaaaaaattcaattggaaaaatttttaatttgaagcaattatatttaatacctCAACCTCAGGATTAAATCCTCTGAATGACATTCTTCCATAGAGAAGATCTTCACATAGTAAGAAACTCTGCTCTTCTATTATGAAACTcctaaatgggaaaataaaaatagcatttctCCATATATAAAGCACAGCAAACAAAAGGCAACactttgaataaaaaaaaaaaatcaacctatgGTTCTCAGTAGAATGAAGTAAAAATACAGTAAGATTTCTAACttagagttaaaaataaaatctgattaATTTGGTCAGCAAAGGCATTAGGAGACAAGAGCAGCAGGCTGGAGGCACAGCCTCTCTTAAACACCACATTTAATTTGCATAAATATCTACATAATATAAAGATCTAAAGTATTGACAATAAACTTGAATTTGCCAAAGTTGAAGCAAAGTTTCTTTTGTGTTTACATCCCCTCAccatattttttttccaattctttttcagaaaggaaataatatgtatgtaaaaatacacatacagTATACAATGACACACTACTCCAAATCATTTTACTAAAGTTTCTGGCATATTTTGTCTTTCGTTCTCAGGGATTTCAAAAATTCCATTCTCTAATTATCAAAGCAGCACATTTTAAGGAACGTAATTTGGAAAGCAGAATAAAGTATGAGTTTACAAACTGCCTGTAAGTTCCTTACCAAGAGGTTAAAAAGGACTGTTAGTATATTTGaatatttccttccagtcttttttgtACTTGCATTTACGTTGATTCCTGAACACAGGTCTGAGCTGTGTGGTGcacttatacacagatttttttcaaaaaatttcaatagtttttggggaacaggtggttttttggttacatggataagttctttagtggtgacttcTGAGATTTTGGCCCCCACCAAATTCTTATTACAAATCCAGGAGAAGTAGTGGGAAATCAGAGGCTTGGGCAGCTTTAACAGTGTTATCAGTCAGAGCTCTTAGCTATAAACACCAAAGGCTGACCCTGGATGACTTCAGCAGAGAAGGAATTTACTGTAAGAACACTGTTGGCTCTTCATTTCCAagggggactggttccaggaccccttgTGGATATCAAAATCTGTGATACAAAGAGCCAGCTGTACTGGGCATCTCAGAATCACCGGGAAGGCTGAAGGGGCAGAATTGGAAGATGGGCAGAAATAACGGTCGCTAGGTGGTTGCACCAGAACCAAAATCATGCTAGAGAATGACCCTAGGAAAACCAGTGTTGCTGCTGACGGGGCTGAGCACGACACCACTGATGGCACTGGGGCAGGTTGCGTTCCCTGGACCAGGATGTTTCTGTCTCCAGCAGAATTTCTCTGCTGAGTCACCACCACATGACCGTAAATCCAAGGTGACATATCTATCTCCAGCCTGGCCATAAACCCTAAAGCATGGCAGGAAAGCAAACATGTGGCTTTTAAGGCTTGTTTGCCGGAGTAGGCTCTGATTCTCATAAAGATTCCCTCATgcaacaaacacttattaaaccaaACTGTGTGTATTAAATCAAACTGCGGAAACAGCCACCAATAAAAGAGcctcagctgggcatagtggcggatgcctgtagtcccagttactcaggtggctgaggcagaagaactgctcgCATCCCAgaagtggaagttgcaatgagtcaagattgtgccactgcactccagcctgggtgacagtgtgaaaacactcacctccaaaaaaaaaaagaaaaaaaaggagcctCTGCTCTCCTGGAGGTTACAGTCTATAGAAAGAGGGGCCAAATAATGAATGAAACATGAAACATTTATATCACACAATGGATGAAAATAAAGCAGGTTATTCCATCCCTAGCTGTAGGGGAGTAATTGGTATGGAACTAGCTTTCCCGCACCATAACTATATAAAACaggacaaaatataaaatgaccattttcagaaaatgaacaaatccaAGCATATGACTGTGATGCCTCAGAGAAGAAAATCAAATGAAGTGGGCCCCATGAATGCGGAGCTTTCTGCCTGGAGGCAATTTCCAGATTGTGGAGCAGGGAGTGGGGGACTCACACAAAACCCTGTCTTGCTGAGCTTAAGAGACAAACTGTTTCATTGGGGCtttagttgaaaaaaataaaggcacAAACTGAAGTTTGGAGTTATGGCAGTGGCTGGAATATCGGGGTGAGGATACCACTGAAAGGGAGCTACACCATGGAATTCAGGACCTGCATACTGGGTTCCCTTGAATCTTTGGCTGACCACGAAGCTGCACATGTGCAGGATGAGTCTTTAGACTTAGGGAAAAAGTAACTGCTGGAGAGATGATTTCTGGGAGAACACCTGCTGCATTagcttcctgtggctgctgtaacaaatttaaGCTGACAAAATTGGTGGCTTAGAGCAACAGAATTTATGCTCCTACAGTTCTGTACAAAATCCAGATGTTGGTAGGCCTGGGATCCCTCCAGAAGCTTCCACAGTTACAAGGCCTTCTGTGTGTCAAAtctccctcacctcctccttATAAGGAAAAGTGAttacatttagggcccacccagataatccaggataatctctcatCTAAAGATTTGTAATTTACTCATATACCAGCAAGGTAAATTTTGCCACATAAGGTAACACTCACAGGTTTCAGAGATGAAAACCTAGATATTATCTGGGGGACCATTTTCCAGCCTACCatacctggggaaaaaaaatttacCCTGCAATTGTATGTTGAAGGAATAACAGAGCTTGCACAGAGCAAGGAAATGTTTGAGTTCTGCCTAGCCAGAGAGGAGAGAACAAGCTAAACACTCTGTGATATTTAGTAGAAAGGCCACACCTTAGGAGTAGAGACAATTTAGCTACAAAACACACCCTAACAAAATCAAGCTGATTGGCATGTAAGTCAACTGCCTAatgaaacaaaattcaacactctattaagaaaaataaaatccaggtAGTCAGCAATGtaatacatataaatgtacaGCACACAATAAAAAATTCCTAGACATGCAAGGAAGCAAAAAAATGTAATCCCctcatagaaagaaagaaaacaattgaaaatgaaattagtAGAAATGAACTTTAGAACAGTTACTATAAATTTATTCAAGgatttaaatgaaaacatgaatgcaatgaagaaagaaacagaaagcctgAATTAAGAAATAGAGACTGCAAAAAAACACCAATAGAACTTATGTAATTAAgggaaaaaacaattaaaaaaaataaattatataactgaaaaaaaaaaaactgcagtgaAAAACTGGATTAGTCCTATATCTATCAAATAAATGGAATTCATTACTAAAAATCTTTTCACAGAGAAAGCTTCAGAtacagatggcttcactggtgaatttcaccaagcatttaaggaagaaataagttCAATTTTACACAAACCAAGAACTGAGAAGAGGAGGTAGGAacactttccaactcattttatggccaaaaccaaagacattacAATAACTCTACAGTctaatatcttttttaaatatagatgtgaaaatcatcaataaaatgtcagcaaattgaatttaaaaattttaaatgttacataTGAAGACCAAGTAGAGTGTATGTCAGAAATACAAGGCTGTTCTGATATTCAAAAGTCAATAGTTTTCaacacattaacaaaataaaaatcatgatcTTCTCATAAGaaattatttgacaaaattcaacatcatttatgatgaaaaccctcagcaaactaggaaaatAAAGGAGTATCTCTGATCATTGATCAGGGGCATTGACGAAAACAGCACTTCATGTGTAATAGAGAGAAAGTAAATGCTTTCCCAACTGTGATCAGAAACAATTCAAGGACTACTCTTGTCGTTTCTATTCAATACTGTATTGGGTCCTTAGCCATGAAATAAATCAACAAGAGGAGATAAAATGTATAACTGtctttttttgcagatgacataattatgCATGTAAACAATCTTAAGGAATCCACAAAAAAACTACTTGTCAGTGAGTCAATTTAGCATTACAGAATACAAAGTCAACGTACAACCTTCAATTTCTACACACCCCTCCaccccatacatacacacaacaaATAAGTTTGAAAAAACTCTATTTATGATATATACAACTATGACAGACTTAGAGATAAACAATGCAATAAgcaaagaaaattttttcaataaatgttaataggtgcagtggctcatgcctgtaatcccagcactttggtaggccaaggtgggcagatcacttgaggtcaggagttcaagatcagcctggccaacacggagaaacactgtctctactaaaaatacaaaaattagctgggtgtggtggggcagcgcctgtaatctcagctactcaggaggctggggcaggagaatcgcctgaacccgggaggtggaggttgcggtgagccaagattgcgccactgcactccagcctgggtgacagagtgacactctgtctcaaaaaaaaaaaaaagttaataggaTCACAGGTTATCTATGAAAGACATGTCCATTGATTTCTACCTCATGCTGTACACAAAAAGTTAAGAGGCAAACCATGGATAAAAATGTCagcactaaaactacaaaatttctagaagaaaacagaaaatatcttaCCATCTTGGCATAGCCAATGATTCATTAGACAAGAGTCATAAGGAattaaccataaaagaaaaaattgataaaattaatTGAAACTCATCAAAAGACAACATTAACaggctagaagaaaatattcactatATATACATGTGGCAAAGAACTTGTATTCAGAACATAAATAACTCCTACATGCACAGATGTATGTaagttttgtctcaaaaaaaccctaGAAACACTGAGCTTGAGTTAATGATGTGCATGCTGTaatatttcagaaagaaatatactgatgtctgcaacttactgcatcaaaaatacaataaaccGATGGCTGGATGGGGGATGAACAAATatgtgatataaaatattttaaaaaacaaaacaaaaacaaaactttctcaatttttaaaatggccaaaatatttgaaaaggcaCTTCACAAAGGTAGATATGGAAATGGCCAAAAAGGAAGAAGTTCTTCAACATtatgtcatcaggaaaatgcaaattaaaaaccatAATAAGATGCCACTAAAatagttaaaagtaaaaagatacaTAAATCCAAATGTTGGACTCTCACATTTCCTTAGCGAAAGTGTAAAATCATAGAACAAACTGGTCTGAAAATTTCTGTTAAAGTACAATTCCACAgttacaaaagaaatgaaaacataacaaaacaaaacttgagcATGAATGTCATACCAGCTTTATCCATAAGCgtaaaaaaacaggctgggtgtggtgcctcatacctgtaatcccagcactttgggtgtccGAGGCCAgcgatcacctgagatcaggagttcaagaccagcctggccaacatggtctctattaaaaataaaattagccgggcatggtggtgcacgcctgtaatcccagctactcgggaggctgaggcaggagaactgcttgaacctgggaagcaggctgcagtgagccgcggTTGCGCCAGTGCACtgtagcttgggcaacagagcgagactccatttcaaaaaaaaaaataaataaaaaataaaaaaataaaaaactggaaacaacccaatcaTGAGTTCTTtaacattattagtcatcaggaaaatgctaattaaaaaccacaatgagatgccactagaataaaattaaaaagatatctaACTCCAAATGTTGAACTCTCATACTTCCTTAGTGAAAGTGTTACAACACTTCTCTATTAATGTCCATTAATAGAAGAATGAATAGATATACCGTGgtgtatctgtaaaatgaaatacCACTTAGCAACAGAAACAAATTACTGATGTTCCAAAACAAGGATGAATATCCAAAACATTTTGCTGACACAGTTAAGCACATATTGCACAATTCCCTTTttatgaagttcaagaacagacAAAATTAATCTATGGTTTAAGAAATCAGAACAGTGCTTGCGTCAGAGCAGGAGTGAGACTGACTAGAAAGAGGGATGAAGATCTTTacgtgatgatggaaatgtttcctTGATAGGAGTATGGTTTACAAAGATGCATGCACTATCAAAACACATACAGCTGTAGACTTAAGTACATTCCACTGAATGCAACCACCACCCACACAGCCACACCCGCACACAGTTTAAGGGGAGATACTGAGGGCAGACTAGAGGAGAGGCGTCTTTTAAAAGAGTGGTCTGGATAGGCCTCTTGTCGGGGGTGACATCTGAGCAAGGACCAGGAGGCAGTGAGGAAGCAACAAGATATGAGGATGCCCAGGTGAAGAACACCTGAAGTCCCCGTCATTAGTGGGGGCCCTGAGAAGGGAATCTACCCGGCCTGAGAAACATAAAGCCCCTGCAGCTGGAATGGAGACAATGCAGAGTAGTAGCAGGAGGTCAGAGTTACTTGCGTGATAACATTAAGATGTCATCTTTTACTGTGTTGACATTTGCAGACTGTGCAAAAGCAACTCTGGGTAAAACGAATCTTAGCATGAGTGAAAGCAGCAGTGATACCAGACTACCCTGGTAGTTACATTCTTCACTGCCAGGCCCTCACAGTTCAAAGAAAAATGCCAGTTTCACATTAGAGTATTCTTGATGACACAGcacaaatttatttctgttaATCTTAGCCCTCAATTACTGTAAAAAATATTTGGTATACAAAATTGAAACTACATATATAAGAtacttcttggccaggtgcagtggctcatgcctgtaatcccagcactttgggaggccgaagcaggaggatcacgaggtcaggaaattgagaccatcctggctaatacggtgaaaccctgtctctactaaaaaaatacaaaaaaaaaaaaaattggctgggcatagtggcgggcgcctgtagttccagctactttggaggctgaggcaggagaatggtgtgaacccgggaggtgaagtttgcagtgagcggagatctcgccactgcactccagcctgggtgacagagcgagactccgtctcaaaaaaaaaagatacttcatCATAGTCAAATAATCTAACTGCACTTGTATGACTGAACTGAGAGATGAATTAGACACTTTTTTTCAATGTCACACCGTAACTATGGTTTTGCGGGTTTGGGTTctttggcagacattttcttgaaaataaataaagtgaaccTGACACTTCAAGGGGAACAACTGACACTATTTATTGCCAATAACAAAATTCAAGCTTTCAGGCAAAAGTTAGAATTCCGAATAGCTTT
Proteins encoded in this region:
- the MPHOSPH6 gene encoding M-phase phosphoprotein 6 isoform X1; the encoded protein is MAAERKTKLSKNLLRMKFMQRGLDSETKKQLEEEEKKIISEEHWYLDLPELKEKESFIIEEQSFLLCEDLLYGRMSFRGFNPEVEKLMLQMNAKHKAEEVEDETVELDVSDEEMARRYETLVGTIGKKFARKRDHANYEEDENGDITPIKAKKMFLMPQD
- the MPHOSPH6 gene encoding M-phase phosphoprotein 6 isoform X4, producing MQRGLDSETKKQLEEEEKKIISEEHWYLDLPELKEKESFIIEEQSFLLCEDLLYGRMSFRGFNPEVEKLMLQMNAKHKAEEVEDETVELDVSDEEMARRYETLVGTIGKKFARKRDHANYEEDENGDITPIKAKKMFLMPQD